A window of the Tachysurus fulvidraco isolate hzauxx_2018 chromosome 6, HZAU_PFXX_2.0, whole genome shotgun sequence genome harbors these coding sequences:
- the lrrfip1a gene encoding uncharacterized protein lrrfip1a isoform X21, with amino-acid sequence MASQGPGRRRTPNRTAVTPEQDALNVIAREAEARLAAKRAARAEAREIRMKELERQQKEEDSERYTRHSERHVSVSDDEDCMSLGSRTSVRSTKKKKKKMKISSDISNGYDNDYRTNSSRGSLYENSLSGTSLRSSSHTLSEYSGLLGSSTRASSRASSRCASPVENSSSSVASFLRKAGSSSGLRDLDHVTVPDLPNLDDGLDRDFFEKGSSRASTLSTATLTSLGGASSRKGSGSSSVTADTETSLQDIKEIHELKDQIQDVEAKYMQSLKELKDSLAEMEEKYRKAMVSNAQFDNEKSNLMYEVDTLKDSLIELEELLAETRRECEEKSKDLEREKHAHSILQFQFNEQKETLKQSEELLTEIRQLHFKQDSFVREISDLQETIEWKDKKIGALEKQKVYSDAIRNERDELREEVVQLKDILKKHGIVLGPDLCTSGEVDGNVSGGSASSELQHGSGVLGTQELQLFRDENIGSPRGGQFQHPQDFDYEVQENHLPPSSSASSSESPVVAQYMDGGLVNDINDSIEKIQKNIEKPQTVFEAEAGEQVGGCIMEDMRTDQQEIPLYNKINETIKEGNHDSTEKYPTETSEKDIGHLDETMIGDSQIKTVPDSSSSAKIDTNNSSKSASVSGKRKKKKKKNKQKQKQISDEKAVHSEMGDEIDNQLTESSYVQTVEENTVYSEEATINEKVPDSVNVDEKIGLMCKGAESEELQSPNTGPGNILGPIINQTDGTDSIRTVDSKTEIKIDVPTYDGPLDITTGEFNASVGKYKILSNTDDTELKDIVAVCADFPKSGWEFKNEKEEIEPISDVIKMEADEEIIPFEETSTLAETSTDTQLGDAVVTVDAPEKKEETCSDMQLDDAVVTDKVPENKEEETFSDTQLDGSVITADVHEKKKETSTDTQLDDAVVIPEVLKKEQVTYKDTHQDDALVTEVVSEKEQETSTDTQLNNAVATDEAAEETQKSSKETQLGGALVTEEVAEKEQKSSKETQLDGALVTVEVAEKEQETSTDTQLNNALATDEVVEETQKSSTDTQLGGALVKVEVAEKEQETSTDTQLGGALVTVEVAEKEHESQEPTHLGQEFKVEPDEAEVKYLESFELNIDIMRSEENLLRDPECHQEHNIIPGCAAQNRTTSKPQALSEDGHEDCKLQTDEQNISTERDERVTVEHTAPTGGNHNKSQQQSLTGYEEQGFEGHEEMVPFDHSERDKQETSPAIVGQVLDDQLLKTAVLDLVADSVVLQETGQNMREQEIREVKEGACERNKEDAKNGSKKESKKGKGKSKEDCKMS; translated from the exons GGATCTTTATATGAAAACAGTCTCAGCGGTACATCTCTGCGCTCCAGTAGTCATACT TTGTCAGAGTATAGTGGCCTTTTGGGCTCAAGCACCAGAGCATCATCCAGAGCGAGTTCCAGATGTGCTAGCCCAGTG GAAAATAGCAGCAGTTCAGTGGCCAGTTTTTTACGAAAGGCAGGTAGCAGCAGTGGCCTCAGAGACTTGGATCATGTGACCGTTCCTGATCTGCCAAAT TTGGATGATGGATTGGACAGAGATTTTTTTGAAAAG GGCTCCTCTCGAGCATCTACTCTATCCACTGCTACTCTGACTTCACTGGGCGGGGCTTCCTCACGCAAAGGAAGTGGCAGTTCATCTGTCACTGCAGATACTGAGACATCCTTGCAGGATATTAAG GAGATTCATGAACTTAAGGATCAGATCCAGGATGTTGAGGCCAAGTACATGCAGAGCCTCAAGGAACTcaag GATTCTCTGGCAGAGATGGAGGAGAAATATCGCAAGGCCATGGTGTCCAATGCGCAGTTCGATAATGAGAAATCTAATCTGATGTATGAGGTGGACACTTTGAAAGACTCGCTGATAGAGCTGGAAGAGCTTCTGGCTGAGACCAGGCGAGAGTGTGAGGAGAAGAGCAAG GATTTGGAGCGAGAGAAGCATGCCCACAGTATATTGCAGTTTCAGTTCAACGAGCAAAAGGAAACACTGAAGCAAAGTGAAGAGCTTCTGACT GAAATCCGTCAATTACACTTCAAACAAGACAGCTTTGTTAGGGAGATTTCTGACCTACAGGAAACTATTGAATGGAAGGATAAAAAAATTGGG GCCTtagagaaacagaaagtgtATTCTGATGCTATTCGAAATGAGCGGGATGAGCTCAGGGAGGAGGTGGTTCAactcaaagacattttaaag AAACATGGCATTGTCCTTGGACCAGACCTGTGCACCAGTGGGGAAGTAGATGGAAATGTGAGTGGTGGATCTGCTAGCAGTGAACTGCAACATGGGAGCGGTGTATTAG GCACTCAGGAGTTGCAGCTGTTTAGAGATGAAAATATAGGGAGCCCCAGAGGTGGCCAGTTCCAACACCCACAGGATTTTGACTATGAAGTTCAAGAGAATCACCTGCCTCCATCTTCCTCTGCCAGTTCTTCTGAATCTCCTGTAGTAGCACAATACATGGATGGGGGTCTtgtaaatgatataaatgacAGCATAGAGAAAATtcaaaaaaacattgaaaaaccCCAGACTGTGTTTGAGGCTGAAGCAGGGGAACAAGTTGGGGGGTGTATTATGGAAGATATGAGGACAGATCAGCAAGAGATCCcactgtataataaaataaatgagacTATAAAAGAGGGAAATCATGATTCCACAGAAAAATACCCAACTGAGACATCAGAAAAAGATATAGGCCACCTAGATGAAACCATGATTGGAGATTCTCAGATTAAAACAGTTCCTGACAGTTCATCATCAGCAAAAATAGATACAAATAATAGTTCCAAAAGTGCCAGTGtttcaggaaaaagaaagaagaagaaaaagaaaaataaacagaaacaaaagcagatCTCTGATGAAAAAGCAGTACACTCAGAAATGGGGGATGAGATTGACAATCAGCTCACAGAGAGTAGTTACGTTCAGACAGTAGAGGAAAACACTGTCTATTCAGAGGAAGCAACAATAAATGAGAAAGTACCAGATAGTGTGAATGTTGATGAAAAGATAGGCCTTATGTGCAAAGGAGCAGAGTCTGAAGAACTACAAAGCCCTAATACTGGCCCTGGAAACATTTTAGGACCAATCATTAATCAGACTGATGGCACTGATTCCATCCGAACTGTAGACTCCAAAACAGAAATTAAGATTGATGTCCCTACTTATGATGGTCCATTGGACATAACTACTGGAGAGTTTAATGCTTCTGTTGGCAAATACAAAATCTTAAGCAACACTGATGACACTGAGCTGAAAGACATTGTTGCCGTCTGTGCTGATTTCCCTAAATCTGGTTGGGAgtttaaaaatgagaaagagGAAATTGAACCTATTTCAGATGTAATAAAAATGGAAGCAGATGAAGAGATTATTCCTTTTGAAGAAACAAGCACCCTTGCAGAAACATCgacagacacacagctgggtgATGCTGTAGTTACAGTTGATGCACCTGAAAAGAAGGAGGAAACATGTTCAGACATGCAACTGGATGATGCTGTAGTTACAGATAAAGTACCTGAAAACAAGGAGGAAGAAACATTTTCAGACACACAGCTGGATGGCTCTGTAATTACAGCTGATGTACacgaaaagaagaaagaaacctctacagacacacaactAGATGATGCTGTAGTTATACCTGAAGTACTCAAAAAGGAACAAGTAACATATAAAGACACACACCAGGATGATGCTTTAGTTACAGAAGTAGTATCTGAAAAGGAGCAAGAAacatccacagacacacagctgaaTAATGCTGTAGCTACAGATGAAGCAGCTGAAGAGACACAAAAATCATCCAAAGAAACACAGCTGGGTGGTGCTTTAGTTACAGAAGAAGTAGCTGAAAAGGAGCAAAAATCATCCAAAGAAACACAGCTGGATGGTGCTTTAGTTACAGTAGAAGTAGCTGAAAAGGAGCAAGAAacatccacagacacacagctgaaTAATGCTTTAGCTACAGATGAAGTAGTTGAAGAGACGCAGAAATCATCCACAGATACACAGCTGGGTGGTGCTTTAGTTAAAGTAGAAGTAGCTGAAAAGGAGCAAGAAacatccacagacacacagctgggCGGTGCTTTAGTTACAGTAGAAGTAGCTGAAAAGGAGCATGAATCACAGGAGCCAACACACTTGGGTCAGGAATTCAAAGTAGAACCGGATGAAGCTGAGGTTAAGTATTTAGAATCTTTTGAGTTAAACATAGATATTATGAGGTCCGAAGAAAATTTGCTTAGAGATCCTGAGTGTCATCAAGAACACAACATTATTCCTGGGTGTGCAGCCCAGAATCGTACAACCAGTAAACCACAAGCGCTTTCAGAAGATGGACATGAAGACTGCAAGCtacagacagatgaacagaataTCTCAACAGAGAGAGACGAGCGTGTGACTGTGGAGCATACTGCCCCAACAGGGGGCAATCATAACAAAAGTCAGCAACAGTCTTTAACAGGATATGAAGAACAAGGATTTGAAGGTCATGAAGAAATGGTACCTTTTGACCACAGTGAACGAGACAAGCAGGAAACAAGTCCAGCAATTGTTGGGCAGGTCCTTGATGATCAGCTTCTTAAGACAGCAGTGTTAGATCTGGTGGCTGACAGTGTTGTTCTTCAAGAAACAGGTCAGAATATGAGAGAGCAGGAAATCAGAGAAGTCAAAGAAGGTGCATGTGAAAGAAACAAGGAGGATGCAAAAAATGGCTCCAAAAAGGAAAGcaagaaaggaaaaggaaagagtAAAGAAGACTGCAAAATGTCCTAG
- the lrrfip1a gene encoding uncharacterized protein lrrfip1a isoform X24: MASQGPGRRRTPNRTAVTPEQDALNVIAREAEARLAAKRAARAEAREIRMKELERQQKEVSDDEDCMSLGSRTSVRLDLESVDSQIGSTKKKKKKMKISSDISNGYDNDYRTNSSRGSLYENSLSGTSLRSSSHTLSEYSGLLGSSTRASSRASSRCASPVENSSSSVASFLRKAGSSSGLRDLDHVTVPDLPNLDDGLDRDFFEKGSSRASTLSTATLTSLGGASSRKGSGSSSVTADTETSLQDIKEIHELKDQIQDVEAKYMQSLKELKDSLAEMEEKYRKAMVSNAQFDNEKSNLMYEVDTLKDSLIELEELLAETRRECEEKSKDLEREKHAHSILQFQFNEQKETLKQSEELLTEIRQLHFKQDSFVREISDLQETIEWKDKKIGALEKQKVYSDAIRNERDELREEVVQLKDILKKHGIVLGPDLCTSGEVDGNVSGGSASSELQHGSGVLGTQELQLFRDENIGSPRGGQFQHPQDFDYEVQENHLPPSSSASSSESPVVAQYMDGGLVNDINDSIEKIQKNIEKPQTVFEAEAGEQVGGCIMEDMRTDQQEIPLYNKINETIKEGNHDSTEKYPTETSEKDIGHLDETMIGDSQIKTVPDSSSSAKIDTNNSSKSASVSGKRKKKKKKNKQKQKQISDEKAVHSEMGDEIDNQLTESSYVQTVEENTVYSEEATINEKVPDSVNVDEKIGLMCKGAESEELQSPNTGPGNILGPIINQTDGTDSIRTVDSKTEIKIDVPTYDGPLDITTGEFNASVGKYKILSNTDDTELKDIVAVCADFPKSGWEFKNEKEEIEPISDVIKMEADEEIIPFEETSTLAETSTDTQLGDAVVTVDAPEKKEETCSDMQLDDAVVTDKVPENKEEETFSDTQLDGSVITADVHEKKKETSTDTQLDDAVVIPEVLKKEQVTYKDTHQDDALVTEVVSEKEQETSTDTQLNNAVATDEAAEETQKSSKETQLGGALVTEEVAEKEQKSSKETQLDGALVTVEVAEKEQETSTDTQLNNALATDEVVEETQKSSTDTQLGGALVKVEVAEKEQETSTDTQLGGALVTVEVAEKEHESQEPTHLGQEFKVEPDEAEVKYLESFELNIDIMRSEENLLRDPECHQEHNIIPGCAAQNRTTSKPQALSEDGHEDCKLQTDEQNISTERDERVTVEHTAPTGGNHNKSQQQSLTGYEEQGFEGHEEMVPFDHSERDKQETSPAIVGQVLDDQLLKTAVLDLVADSVVLQETGQNMREQEIREVKEGACERNKEDAKNGSKKESKKGKGKSKEDCKMS; the protein is encoded by the exons GGATCTTTATATGAAAACAGTCTCAGCGGTACATCTCTGCGCTCCAGTAGTCATACT TTGTCAGAGTATAGTGGCCTTTTGGGCTCAAGCACCAGAGCATCATCCAGAGCGAGTTCCAGATGTGCTAGCCCAGTG GAAAATAGCAGCAGTTCAGTGGCCAGTTTTTTACGAAAGGCAGGTAGCAGCAGTGGCCTCAGAGACTTGGATCATGTGACCGTTCCTGATCTGCCAAAT TTGGATGATGGATTGGACAGAGATTTTTTTGAAAAG GGCTCCTCTCGAGCATCTACTCTATCCACTGCTACTCTGACTTCACTGGGCGGGGCTTCCTCACGCAAAGGAAGTGGCAGTTCATCTGTCACTGCAGATACTGAGACATCCTTGCAGGATATTAAG GAGATTCATGAACTTAAGGATCAGATCCAGGATGTTGAGGCCAAGTACATGCAGAGCCTCAAGGAACTcaag GATTCTCTGGCAGAGATGGAGGAGAAATATCGCAAGGCCATGGTGTCCAATGCGCAGTTCGATAATGAGAAATCTAATCTGATGTATGAGGTGGACACTTTGAAAGACTCGCTGATAGAGCTGGAAGAGCTTCTGGCTGAGACCAGGCGAGAGTGTGAGGAGAAGAGCAAG GATTTGGAGCGAGAGAAGCATGCCCACAGTATATTGCAGTTTCAGTTCAACGAGCAAAAGGAAACACTGAAGCAAAGTGAAGAGCTTCTGACT GAAATCCGTCAATTACACTTCAAACAAGACAGCTTTGTTAGGGAGATTTCTGACCTACAGGAAACTATTGAATGGAAGGATAAAAAAATTGGG GCCTtagagaaacagaaagtgtATTCTGATGCTATTCGAAATGAGCGGGATGAGCTCAGGGAGGAGGTGGTTCAactcaaagacattttaaag AAACATGGCATTGTCCTTGGACCAGACCTGTGCACCAGTGGGGAAGTAGATGGAAATGTGAGTGGTGGATCTGCTAGCAGTGAACTGCAACATGGGAGCGGTGTATTAG GCACTCAGGAGTTGCAGCTGTTTAGAGATGAAAATATAGGGAGCCCCAGAGGTGGCCAGTTCCAACACCCACAGGATTTTGACTATGAAGTTCAAGAGAATCACCTGCCTCCATCTTCCTCTGCCAGTTCTTCTGAATCTCCTGTAGTAGCACAATACATGGATGGGGGTCTtgtaaatgatataaatgacAGCATAGAGAAAATtcaaaaaaacattgaaaaaccCCAGACTGTGTTTGAGGCTGAAGCAGGGGAACAAGTTGGGGGGTGTATTATGGAAGATATGAGGACAGATCAGCAAGAGATCCcactgtataataaaataaatgagacTATAAAAGAGGGAAATCATGATTCCACAGAAAAATACCCAACTGAGACATCAGAAAAAGATATAGGCCACCTAGATGAAACCATGATTGGAGATTCTCAGATTAAAACAGTTCCTGACAGTTCATCATCAGCAAAAATAGATACAAATAATAGTTCCAAAAGTGCCAGTGtttcaggaaaaagaaagaagaagaaaaagaaaaataaacagaaacaaaagcagatCTCTGATGAAAAAGCAGTACACTCAGAAATGGGGGATGAGATTGACAATCAGCTCACAGAGAGTAGTTACGTTCAGACAGTAGAGGAAAACACTGTCTATTCAGAGGAAGCAACAATAAATGAGAAAGTACCAGATAGTGTGAATGTTGATGAAAAGATAGGCCTTATGTGCAAAGGAGCAGAGTCTGAAGAACTACAAAGCCCTAATACTGGCCCTGGAAACATTTTAGGACCAATCATTAATCAGACTGATGGCACTGATTCCATCCGAACTGTAGACTCCAAAACAGAAATTAAGATTGATGTCCCTACTTATGATGGTCCATTGGACATAACTACTGGAGAGTTTAATGCTTCTGTTGGCAAATACAAAATCTTAAGCAACACTGATGACACTGAGCTGAAAGACATTGTTGCCGTCTGTGCTGATTTCCCTAAATCTGGTTGGGAgtttaaaaatgagaaagagGAAATTGAACCTATTTCAGATGTAATAAAAATGGAAGCAGATGAAGAGATTATTCCTTTTGAAGAAACAAGCACCCTTGCAGAAACATCgacagacacacagctgggtgATGCTGTAGTTACAGTTGATGCACCTGAAAAGAAGGAGGAAACATGTTCAGACATGCAACTGGATGATGCTGTAGTTACAGATAAAGTACCTGAAAACAAGGAGGAAGAAACATTTTCAGACACACAGCTGGATGGCTCTGTAATTACAGCTGATGTACacgaaaagaagaaagaaacctctacagacacacaactAGATGATGCTGTAGTTATACCTGAAGTACTCAAAAAGGAACAAGTAACATATAAAGACACACACCAGGATGATGCTTTAGTTACAGAAGTAGTATCTGAAAAGGAGCAAGAAacatccacagacacacagctgaaTAATGCTGTAGCTACAGATGAAGCAGCTGAAGAGACACAAAAATCATCCAAAGAAACACAGCTGGGTGGTGCTTTAGTTACAGAAGAAGTAGCTGAAAAGGAGCAAAAATCATCCAAAGAAACACAGCTGGATGGTGCTTTAGTTACAGTAGAAGTAGCTGAAAAGGAGCAAGAAacatccacagacacacagctgaaTAATGCTTTAGCTACAGATGAAGTAGTTGAAGAGACGCAGAAATCATCCACAGATACACAGCTGGGTGGTGCTTTAGTTAAAGTAGAAGTAGCTGAAAAGGAGCAAGAAacatccacagacacacagctgggCGGTGCTTTAGTTACAGTAGAAGTAGCTGAAAAGGAGCATGAATCACAGGAGCCAACACACTTGGGTCAGGAATTCAAAGTAGAACCGGATGAAGCTGAGGTTAAGTATTTAGAATCTTTTGAGTTAAACATAGATATTATGAGGTCCGAAGAAAATTTGCTTAGAGATCCTGAGTGTCATCAAGAACACAACATTATTCCTGGGTGTGCAGCCCAGAATCGTACAACCAGTAAACCACAAGCGCTTTCAGAAGATGGACATGAAGACTGCAAGCtacagacagatgaacagaataTCTCAACAGAGAGAGACGAGCGTGTGACTGTGGAGCATACTGCCCCAACAGGGGGCAATCATAACAAAAGTCAGCAACAGTCTTTAACAGGATATGAAGAACAAGGATTTGAAGGTCATGAAGAAATGGTACCTTTTGACCACAGTGAACGAGACAAGCAGGAAACAAGTCCAGCAATTGTTGGGCAGGTCCTTGATGATCAGCTTCTTAAGACAGCAGTGTTAGATCTGGTGGCTGACAGTGTTGTTCTTCAAGAAACAGGTCAGAATATGAGAGAGCAGGAAATCAGAGAAGTCAAAGAAGGTGCATGTGAAAGAAACAAGGAGGATGCAAAAAATGGCTCCAAAAAGGAAAGcaagaaaggaaaaggaaagagtAAAGAAGACTGCAAAATGTCCTAG
- the lrrfip1a gene encoding uncharacterized protein lrrfip1a isoform X18, protein MASQGPGRRRTPNRTAVTPEQDALNVIAREAEARLAAKRAARAEAREIRMKELERQQKEEDSERYTRHSERHVSVSDDEDCMSLGSRTSVRLSHTSLFNSHQSTKKKKKKMKISSDISNGYDNDYRTNSSRGSLYENSLSGTSLRSSSHTLSEYSGLLGSSTRASSRASSRCASPVENSSSSVASFLRKAGSSSGLRDLDHVTVPDLPNLDDGLDRDFFEKGSSRASTLSTATLTSLGGASSRKGSGSSSVTADTETSLQDIKEIHELKDQIQDVEAKYMQSLKELKDSLAEMEEKYRKAMVSNAQFDNEKSNLMYEVDTLKDSLIELEELLAETRRECEEKSKDLEREKHAHSILQFQFNEQKETLKQSEELLTEIRQLHFKQDSFVREISDLQETIEWKDKKIGALEKQKVYSDAIRNERDELREEVVQLKDILKKHGIVLGPDLCTSGEVDGNVSGGSASSELQHGSGVLGTQELQLFRDENIGSPRGGQFQHPQDFDYEVQENHLPPSSSASSSESPVVAQYMDGGLVNDINDSIEKIQKNIEKPQTVFEAEAGEQVGGCIMEDMRTDQQEIPLYNKINETIKEGNHDSTEKYPTETSEKDIGHLDETMIGDSQIKTVPDSSSSAKIDTNNSSKSASVSGKRKKKKKKNKQKQKQISDEKAVHSEMGDEIDNQLTESSYVQTVEENTVYSEEATINEKVPDSVNVDEKIGLMCKGAESEELQSPNTGPGNILGPIINQTDGTDSIRTVDSKTEIKIDVPTYDGPLDITTGEFNASVGKYKILSNTDDTELKDIVAVCADFPKSGWEFKNEKEEIEPISDVIKMEADEEIIPFEETSTLAETSTDTQLGDAVVTVDAPEKKEETCSDMQLDDAVVTDKVPENKEEETFSDTQLDGSVITADVHEKKKETSTDTQLDDAVVIPEVLKKEQVTYKDTHQDDALVTEVVSEKEQETSTDTQLNNAVATDEAAEETQKSSKETQLGGALVTEEVAEKEQKSSKETQLDGALVTVEVAEKEQETSTDTQLNNALATDEVVEETQKSSTDTQLGGALVKVEVAEKEQETSTDTQLGGALVTVEVAEKEHESQEPTHLGQEFKVEPDEAEVKYLESFELNIDIMRSEENLLRDPECHQEHNIIPGCAAQNRTTSKPQALSEDGHEDCKLQTDEQNISTERDERVTVEHTAPTGGNHNKSQQQSLTGYEEQGFEGHEEMVPFDHSERDKQETSPAIVGQVLDDQLLKTAVLDLVADSVVLQETGQNMREQEIREVKEGACERNKEDAKNGSKKESKKGKGKSKEDCKMS, encoded by the exons GGATCTTTATATGAAAACAGTCTCAGCGGTACATCTCTGCGCTCCAGTAGTCATACT TTGTCAGAGTATAGTGGCCTTTTGGGCTCAAGCACCAGAGCATCATCCAGAGCGAGTTCCAGATGTGCTAGCCCAGTG GAAAATAGCAGCAGTTCAGTGGCCAGTTTTTTACGAAAGGCAGGTAGCAGCAGTGGCCTCAGAGACTTGGATCATGTGACCGTTCCTGATCTGCCAAAT TTGGATGATGGATTGGACAGAGATTTTTTTGAAAAG GGCTCCTCTCGAGCATCTACTCTATCCACTGCTACTCTGACTTCACTGGGCGGGGCTTCCTCACGCAAAGGAAGTGGCAGTTCATCTGTCACTGCAGATACTGAGACATCCTTGCAGGATATTAAG GAGATTCATGAACTTAAGGATCAGATCCAGGATGTTGAGGCCAAGTACATGCAGAGCCTCAAGGAACTcaag GATTCTCTGGCAGAGATGGAGGAGAAATATCGCAAGGCCATGGTGTCCAATGCGCAGTTCGATAATGAGAAATCTAATCTGATGTATGAGGTGGACACTTTGAAAGACTCGCTGATAGAGCTGGAAGAGCTTCTGGCTGAGACCAGGCGAGAGTGTGAGGAGAAGAGCAAG GATTTGGAGCGAGAGAAGCATGCCCACAGTATATTGCAGTTTCAGTTCAACGAGCAAAAGGAAACACTGAAGCAAAGTGAAGAGCTTCTGACT GAAATCCGTCAATTACACTTCAAACAAGACAGCTTTGTTAGGGAGATTTCTGACCTACAGGAAACTATTGAATGGAAGGATAAAAAAATTGGG GCCTtagagaaacagaaagtgtATTCTGATGCTATTCGAAATGAGCGGGATGAGCTCAGGGAGGAGGTGGTTCAactcaaagacattttaaag AAACATGGCATTGTCCTTGGACCAGACCTGTGCACCAGTGGGGAAGTAGATGGAAATGTGAGTGGTGGATCTGCTAGCAGTGAACTGCAACATGGGAGCGGTGTATTAG GCACTCAGGAGTTGCAGCTGTTTAGAGATGAAAATATAGGGAGCCCCAGAGGTGGCCAGTTCCAACACCCACAGGATTTTGACTATGAAGTTCAAGAGAATCACCTGCCTCCATCTTCCTCTGCCAGTTCTTCTGAATCTCCTGTAGTAGCACAATACATGGATGGGGGTCTtgtaaatgatataaatgacAGCATAGAGAAAATtcaaaaaaacattgaaaaaccCCAGACTGTGTTTGAGGCTGAAGCAGGGGAACAAGTTGGGGGGTGTATTATGGAAGATATGAGGACAGATCAGCAAGAGATCCcactgtataataaaataaatgagacTATAAAAGAGGGAAATCATGATTCCACAGAAAAATACCCAACTGAGACATCAGAAAAAGATATAGGCCACCTAGATGAAACCATGATTGGAGATTCTCAGATTAAAACAGTTCCTGACAGTTCATCATCAGCAAAAATAGATACAAATAATAGTTCCAAAAGTGCCAGTGtttcaggaaaaagaaagaagaagaaaaagaaaaataaacagaaacaaaagcagatCTCTGATGAAAAAGCAGTACACTCAGAAATGGGGGATGAGATTGACAATCAGCTCACAGAGAGTAGTTACGTTCAGACAGTAGAGGAAAACACTGTCTATTCAGAGGAAGCAACAATAAATGAGAAAGTACCAGATAGTGTGAATGTTGATGAAAAGATAGGCCTTATGTGCAAAGGAGCAGAGTCTGAAGAACTACAAAGCCCTAATACTGGCCCTGGAAACATTTTAGGACCAATCATTAATCAGACTGATGGCACTGATTCCATCCGAACTGTAGACTCCAAAACAGAAATTAAGATTGATGTCCCTACTTATGATGGTCCATTGGACATAACTACTGGAGAGTTTAATGCTTCTGTTGGCAAATACAAAATCTTAAGCAACACTGATGACACTGAGCTGAAAGACATTGTTGCCGTCTGTGCTGATTTCCCTAAATCTGGTTGGGAgtttaaaaatgagaaagagGAAATTGAACCTATTTCAGATGTAATAAAAATGGAAGCAGATGAAGAGATTATTCCTTTTGAAGAAACAAGCACCCTTGCAGAAACATCgacagacacacagctgggtgATGCTGTAGTTACAGTTGATGCACCTGAAAAGAAGGAGGAAACATGTTCAGACATGCAACTGGATGATGCTGTAGTTACAGATAAAGTACCTGAAAACAAGGAGGAAGAAACATTTTCAGACACACAGCTGGATGGCTCTGTAATTACAGCTGATGTACacgaaaagaagaaagaaacctctacagacacacaactAGATGATGCTGTAGTTATACCTGAAGTACTCAAAAAGGAACAAGTAACATATAAAGACACACACCAGGATGATGCTTTAGTTACAGAAGTAGTATCTGAAAAGGAGCAAGAAacatccacagacacacagctgaaTAATGCTGTAGCTACAGATGAAGCAGCTGAAGAGACACAAAAATCATCCAAAGAAACACAGCTGGGTGGTGCTTTAGTTACAGAAGAAGTAGCTGAAAAGGAGCAAAAATCATCCAAAGAAACACAGCTGGATGGTGCTTTAGTTACAGTAGAAGTAGCTGAAAAGGAGCAAGAAacatccacagacacacagctgaaTAATGCTTTAGCTACAGATGAAGTAGTTGAAGAGACGCAGAAATCATCCACAGATACACAGCTGGGTGGTGCTTTAGTTAAAGTAGAAGTAGCTGAAAAGGAGCAAGAAacatccacagacacacagctgggCGGTGCTTTAGTTACAGTAGAAGTAGCTGAAAAGGAGCATGAATCACAGGAGCCAACACACTTGGGTCAGGAATTCAAAGTAGAACCGGATGAAGCTGAGGTTAAGTATTTAGAATCTTTTGAGTTAAACATAGATATTATGAGGTCCGAAGAAAATTTGCTTAGAGATCCTGAGTGTCATCAAGAACACAACATTATTCCTGGGTGTGCAGCCCAGAATCGTACAACCAGTAAACCACAAGCGCTTTCAGAAGATGGACATGAAGACTGCAAGCtacagacagatgaacagaataTCTCAACAGAGAGAGACGAGCGTGTGACTGTGGAGCATACTGCCCCAACAGGGGGCAATCATAACAAAAGTCAGCAACAGTCTTTAACAGGATATGAAGAACAAGGATTTGAAGGTCATGAAGAAATGGTACCTTTTGACCACAGTGAACGAGACAAGCAGGAAACAAGTCCAGCAATTGTTGGGCAGGTCCTTGATGATCAGCTTCTTAAGACAGCAGTGTTAGATCTGGTGGCTGACAGTGTTGTTCTTCAAGAAACAGGTCAGAATATGAGAGAGCAGGAAATCAGAGAAGTCAAAGAAGGTGCATGTGAAAGAAACAAGGAGGATGCAAAAAATGGCTCCAAAAAGGAAAGcaagaaaggaaaaggaaagagtAAAGAAGACTGCAAAATGTCCTAG